From the genome of Vicia villosa cultivar HV-30 ecotype Madison, WI linkage group LG2, Vvil1.0, whole genome shotgun sequence, one region includes:
- the LOC131646715 gene encoding protein PIN-LIKES 7-like: MGFLELLEAASMPVIQVLLISALGAFMATHYFNNLLSSDFRKSLNKVVFFIFTPSLVFSSFAKSVSLEDMISWWFMPVNVGLTFLIGGILGWILVKLLKPNLKVEGLIIAACSSGNVGNLPIVIIPAICDEKGGPFGARDVCHSHAFSYASFSMALGGIFIWTYTYQTIRSSSMRFKALTEIVKAPNKDHEGNADTPLLKRKDDENTAIEVAPSSYIEDSESQIIHEQDRYIVLKKENQSFLARTIEVLCDLVAELTSPPGIAIFFGFLFGAVAWLRNLIIGANAPLRVIQNTLVLLGDGTIPCITLLLGGNLTQGLKSSSVKPSTLICIIVIRLFVLPFIGLFIVKTAANFGLLPVDPLFQYTLVMQYAMPPAMNISTMAQLFDVGNEECSVILLWTYSAAAIALTVWSTFLLWLLSY; this comes from the exons ATGGGTTTTCTAGAGCTTTTGGAAGCGGCTTCTATGCCGGTTATTCAAGTTCTGCTTATTAGTGCATTGGGAGCTTTTATGGCTACTCACTATTTCAataatcttctttcatcagattTTAGAAAATCCTTAAACAAG GTTGTGTTCTTTATATTCACCCCTTCACTCGTGTTTTCAAGTTTTGCCAAGAGTGTTTCACTTGAAGACATGATCTCATG GTGGTTTATGCCTGTTAATGTTGGACTCACATTCTTAATTGGAGGAATTTTAGGATGGATACTCGTGAAGTTACTAAAGCCTAATTTGAAAGTCGAAGGTCTTATTATTGCTGCATGTTCATCGG GAAACGTAGGAAACCTACCTATTGTGATTATCCCTGCAATATGTGATGAGAAAGGAGGTCCATTTGGTGCACGAGATGTTTGCCACAGTCATGCATTCTCATATGCATCTTTCTCTATGGCA cTTGGTGGTATCTTCATATGGACCTATACTTATCAAACTATAAGAAGCAGTTCAATGAGATTTAAGGCACTTACTGAGATCGTAAAGGCACCAAACAAAGATCATGAAGGAAATGCAGATACTCCTCTTCTTAAGAGAAAAGACGATGAAAACACAGCGATAGAAGTGGCACCGTCGAGTTATATTGAAGACTCCGAAAGCCAAATT ATTCATGAACAAGATCGGTATATTGTATTGAAGAAGGAGAATCAATCATTTCTCGCTAGAACGATAGAAGTTCTATGCGATCTTGTAGCAGAGCTAACGTCACCACCAGGAATCGCTAta TTTTTCGGTTTCCTCTTTGGCGCGGTCGCATGGTTAAGAAACCTAATCATTGGAGCCAATGCTCCATTGAGGGTAATCCAAAACACACTTGTATTACTTGG GGATGGAACAATCCCCTGCATCACACTTTTACTTGGTGGAAACCTCACTCAAG GCTTGAAATCGTCAAGTGTAAAACCATCGACACTCATCTGCATCATCGTAATCCGGCTTTTCGTGCTACCTTTTATTGGATTATTTATTGTTAAAACCGCGGCAAATTTTGGCCTTCTTCCGGTGGATCCTTTGTTTCAGTACACTCTAGTGATGCAATATGCAATGCCACCAGCAATGAATATTA GTACTATGGCACAGCTGTTTGATGTAGGAAATGAAGAGTGTTCTGTTATTCTGTTGTGGACATATAGTGCTGCAGCCATAGCACTCACTGTTTGGTCAACCTTCCTCTTGTGGCTATTATCTTATTAA
- the LOC131651950 gene encoding putative pentatricopeptide repeat-containing protein At3g05240, producing MIHHNTILSFIPKCKTMIQLKTLHALILTTPTIINTMIIPLSKIIDFCVDSQLGDINYANSLFTQIHSPNLYIWNSMIRGYAKSNNPSMSLLLYKQMLQNGVCPDHFTFPFVLKASSFIADYSIGKCIHSCVVKLGFEANVYVATGLLNMYVSCKDMEYGLKVFDDIPNSNVVAWTCLIAGYVNNNQPREALEVFKDMGHSGVEANEITMVNALVACARSRDIDTGRWVHERIRKAGYDPFVCGSNSNVILATSVLDMYAKCGSLNVARDLFNKMPKRNIVAWNCLINAYNQYERYNEALDLFSDMLADGICPDKATFLSVLSVCAHQCALVLGETVHAYLLKSNIATDIDLATALLDMYAKNGELRSAQKIFNNSLEKKDVVMWTSMINGLAIHGHGNEALSMFQIMQEDSTVVPDHITYIGVLFACSHVGLVEEAQRHFNMMTKRYGIVPEREHYSCMIDLLSRAGHLGEAKRLMETMPIQPNIAIWGALLNGCQIHENISVASQVKVQLTELKPVQSGIYVLLSNIYANAGRWEEVNMTRKTMQCKRIAKTIGHSSVEMKLLTS from the coding sequence ATGATTCACCACAACACCATTCTCTCTTTCATACCAAAATGCAAAACCATGATTCAACTCAAAACTTTACACGCTCTTATACTCACAACCCCAACAATTATTAATACCATGATTATCCCTTTAAGCAAAATTATTGATTTTTGTGTTGATTCACAACTCGGTGACATCAATTATGCAAATTCACTATTTACCCAAATTCATTCCCCTAATCTTTATATCTGGAACTCCATGATAAGAGGTTATGCCAAATCTAACAACCCATCAATGTCTTTGCTACTGTATAAGCAAATGCTGCAAAATGGGGTTTGCCCTGATCATTTTACCTTCCCATTTGTACTCAAAGCAAGTTCCTTTATTGCTGATTATAGTATTGGAAAATGCATTCATAGTTGTGTAGTGAAATTGGGGTTTGAAGCAAATGTTTATGTTGCTACGGGGTTGCTCAATATGTATGTTTCATGTAAAGATATGGAGTATGGGTTGAAGGTGTTTGATGATATTCCTAATTCGAATGTTGTTGCTTGGACTTGTTTGATTGCTGGGTATGTTAATAACAATCAACCGAGGGAAGCTTTGGAGGTGTTTAAAGATATGGGTCATTCGGGTGTAGAGGCTAATGAGATTACCATGGTGAATGCTTTGGTTGCGTGTGCTCGGAGTAGGGATATTGATACTGGGAGATGGGTTCATGAGCGTATCCGTAAGGCTGGATATGATCCTTTTGTGTGTGGGTCTAATAGTAATGTCATTCTTGCAACTTCTGTTCTTGATATGTATGCAAAATGTGGTAGTTTGAATGTTGCAAGAGACTTGTTTAACAAAATGCCGAAGAGAAATATTGTTGCTTGGAACTGTTTGATAAATGCTTATAATCAGTATGAGAGGTATAATGAAGCGCTTGATCTCTTTTCTGATATGTTGGCTGATGGAATTTGTCCTGATAAGGCTACCTTTTTGAGTGTGTTGAGTGTTTGTGCACATCAGTGTGCTTTGGTGCTGGGAGAAACGGTTCATGCTTATCTATTGAAAAGCAATATTGCAACAGATATTGACCTTGCTACTGCTCTTTTGGACATGTATGCTAAGAATGGTGAATTAAGAAGTGCTCAAAAGATTTTTAATAATAGTTTGGAAAAGAAAGATGTGGTGATGTGGACTAGCATGATTAATGGTTTAGCCATACATGGTCATGGAAATGAAGCATTGAGTATGTTTCAAATCATGCAAGAGGATAGTACTGTAGTCCCTGATCATATTACCTATATTGGAGTTTTATTTGCTTGTAGTCATGTTGGATTGGTTGAAGAGGCTCAAAGACATTTTAACATGATGACAAAGAGGTATGGTATAGTGCCAGAAAGGGAGCATTATAGTTGCATGATTGATCTTTTGAGTCGGGCAGGTCATTTAGGAGAAGCAAAACGTTTAATGGAAACAATGCCAATACAACCAAATATTGCCATATGGGGTGCTCTTTTGAATGGTTGTCAGATTCATGAAAACATCTCAGTTGCCAGTCAAGTGAAAGTACAACTGACAGAACTGAAACCTGTTCAAAGTGGAATTTATGTTCTTCTATCTAATATATACGCTAATGCTGGAAGATGGGAAGAAGTAAATATGACTAGGAAAACGATGCAGTGTAAAAGGATTGCAAAGACAATTGGTCATAGTTCAGTTGAAATGAAGCTGTTAACCTCGTGA